The window ccgtctgataggtgaagtgtgtgttctcaccgtctgataggtgaagtgtgtgttctcaccgtctGATAGGtgaggtgaagtgtgtgttctcaccgtctggtaggtgaagtgtgtgttctcaccgtctgataggtgaagtgtgtgttctcaccgtctggtaggtgaagtgtgtgttctcaccgtctggtaggtgaagtgtgtgttctcaccgtctgataggtgaagtgtgtgttctcaccgtctggtaggtgaggtgaagtgtgtgttctcaccgtctGGTAGGTGaagtgaagtgtgtgttctcaccgtctGATAGGTGaagtgaagtgtgtgttctcaccgtctGGTAGGTGaagtgaagtgtgtgttctcaccgtctGATAGGtgaggtgaagtgtgtgttctcaccgtctggtaggtgaagtgtgtgttctcaccgtctGATAGGTGaagtgaagtgtgtgttctcaccgtctGATAGGtgaggtgaagtgtgtgttctcaccgtctgataggtgaagtgtgtgttctcaccgtctggtaggtgaggtgaagtgtgtgttctcaccgtctGGTAGGTGaagtgaagtgtgtgttctcaccgtctGATAGGTGaagtgaagtgtgtgttctcaccatctgataggtgaagtgtgtgttctcaccgtctGATAGGTGaagtgaagtgtgtgttctcaccgtctggtaggtgaagtgtgtgttctcaccgtctGATAGGTGaagtgaagtgtgtgttctcaccgtctggtaggtgaagtgtgtgttctcaccatctggtaggtgaagtgtgtgttctcaccatctGATAGGTGaagtgaagtgtgtgttctcaccgtctggtaggtgaagtgtgtgttctcaccatctggtaggtgaagtgtgtgttctcaccgtctggtaggtgaagtgtgtgttctcactgtctgataggtgaggtgtgtgttctcaccgtctggtaggtgaagtgtgtgttctcaccgtctggtaggtgaagtgtgtgttctcactgtctgataggtgaagtgtgtgttctcaccatctGGTAGGtgaggtgaagtgtgtgttctcaccgtctggtaggtgaagtgtgtgttctcaccatctGATAGGtgaggtgaagtgtgtgttctcaccgtctGATAGGTGaagtgaagtgtgtgttctcaccgtctggtaggtgaagtgtgtgttctcaccatctggtaggtgaagtgtgtgttctcaccatctgataggtgaagtgtgtgttctcaccatctGGTAGGtgaggtgaagtgtgtgttctcaccgtctggtaggtgaggtgaagtgtgtgttctcaccatctGGTAGGTGaagtgaagtgtgtgttctcaccgtctGGTAGGTGaagtgaagtgtgtgttctcaccgtctGGTAGGTGAAGTGTGTTGTCACCGTCTGGTAGGTGaagtgaagtgtgtgttctcaccgtctggtaggtgaagtgtgtgttctcaccgtctgataggtgaagtgtgtgttctcaccatctggtaggtgaagtgtgtgttctcaccgtctGGTAGGTGaagtgaagtgtgtgttctcaccgtctggtaggtgaagtgtgtgttctcaccgtctgataggtgaagtgtgtgttctcaccatctggtaggtgaagtgtgtgttctcaccgtctggtaggtgaagtgtgtgttctcaccatctgataggtgaagtgtgtgttctcaccatctgataggtgaagtgtgtgttctcaccatctGATAGGTGaagtgaagtgtgtgttctcaccatctgataggtgaagtgtgtgttctcaccgtctgataggtgaagtgtgtgttctcaccgtctgataggtgaagtgtgtgttctcaccgtctggtaggtgaagtgtgtgttctcaccatctgataggtgaagtgtgtgttctcaccatctggtaggtgaagtgtgtgttctcaccgtctggtaggtgaagtgtgtgttctcaccgtctggtaggtgaagtgtgtgttctcaccgtctggtaggtgaagtgtgtgttctcaccgtctgataggtgaagtgtgtgttctcaccgtctggtaggtgaagtgtgtgttctcaccatctggtaggtgaagtgtgtgttctcaccatctGTAGGTGAAGGTGTTCTCACCGTCTggtaggtgaagtgtgtgttctcaccatctggtaggtgaagtgtgtgttctcaccatctggtaggtgaagtgtgtgttctcaccgtctggtaggtgaagtgtgtgttctcaccgtctggtaggtgaagtgtgtgttctcaccgtctggtaggtgaagtgtgtgttctcaccatctgataggtgaagtgtgtgttctcaccgtctggtaggtgaagtgtgtgttctcaccatctgataggtgaagtgtgtgttctcaccgtctggtaggtgaagtgtgtgttctcaccatctgataggtgaagtgtgtgttctcaccatctggtaggtgaagtgtgtgttctcaccgtctggtaggtgaagtgtgtgttctcaccgtctggtaggtgaagtgtgtgttctcaccatctgataggtgaagtgtgtgttctcaccgtctggtaggtgaagtgtgtgttctcaccatctGATAGGTGaagtgaagtgtgtgttctcaccatctggtaggtgaagtgtgtgttctcaccgtctggtaggtgaagtgtgtgttctcaccgtctgataggtgaagtgtgtgttctcaccgtctgataggtgaagtgtgtgttctcaccgtctGATAGGTGAGGTGAagtgtgtgtagatgggagagGCCAGTCCATAGTGGTGGAAGTCACTGTCCATCCCGGAGCAGAAGTACACAGCCTGCATCATGCAGCGTGTTGCTAGGATACGCAGCAAGGTGTTGAAGTAAGGGAAGCCGTCGACCTGGGCCGCATCCAGAGAGTCAGCTAGAGCCTTGGCCGAGTCCGTGTGGATCACCATGCCCTGAGGGGAGGGACAACAACGTGAGGACTACATTAGACTTATGTCAAAAACAACAACGTTAGGACTACATTAGACTGATGTCAGAAACAACAACGTTAGGACTACATTACACTGATGTCAGAAACAACAACGTTAGGACTACATTAGACTGATGTCAGAAACAACAACGTTAGGACTACATTAGACTGATGTCAGAAACAACAACGTTAGGACTACATTAGACTGATGTCAGAAACAACAACGTTAGGACTACATTACACTGATGTCAGAAACAACAACGTGAGGACTACATTAGACTTATGTCAGAAACAACAACGTTAGGACTACATTAGACTGATGTCAGAAACAACAACGTTAGGACTACATTACACTGATGTCAGAAACAACAACGTTAGGACTACATTACACTGTCAGAAACAACAATGTTAGGACTACATTAGACTGATGTCAGAAACAACAACGTTAGGACTACATTAGACTGATGTCAGAAACAACAACGTTAGGACTACATTAGACTGTCAGAAACAACAACGTTAGGACTACATTAGACTGATGTCAGAAACAACAACGTGAGGACTACATTAGACTGATGTCAGAAACAACAACGTTAGGACTACATTACACTGATGTCAGAAACAACAACGTTAGGACTACATTAGACTGATGTCAGAAACAACAACGTTAGGACTACATTAGACTGATGTCAGAAACAACAACGTTAGGACTACATTAGACTGATGTCAGAAACAACAACGTTAGGACTACATTACACTGATGTCAGAAACAACAACGTTAGGACTACATTAGACTGATGTCAGAAACAACAACGTGAGGACTACATTAGACTGATGTCAGAAACAACAACGTTAGGACTACATTAGACTGATGTCAGAAACAACAACGTTAGGACTACATTACACTGTCAGAAACAACAACGTTAGGACTACATTAGACTGATGTCAGAAACAACAACGTGAGGACTACATTAGACTGTCAGAAACAACAACGTGAGGACTACATTACACTGATGTCAGAAACAACAACGTTAGGACTACATTACACTGATGTCAGAAACAACAACGTTAGGACTACATTACACTGATGTCAGAAACAACAACGTTAGGACTACATTACACTGATGTCAGAAACAACAACGTTAGGACTACATTACACTGTCAGAAACAACAACGTTAGGActacattacactgtcataaacaACAACGTTAGGACTACATTAGACTGATGTCAGAAACAACAACGTGAGGACTACATTAGACTGATGTCAGAAACAACAACGATAGGACTACATTAGACTTATGTCAGAAACAACAACGTTAGGACTACATTAGACTGATGTCAGAAACAACAACGTTAGGACTACATTAGACTGATGTCAGAAACAACAACGTTAGGACTACATTAGACTTATGTCAGAAACAACAACGTTAGGACTACATTAGACTGATGTCAGAAACAACAACGTTAGGACTACATTAGACTGATGTCAGAAACAACAACGTTAGGACTACATTAGACTGATGTCAGAAACAACAATGTTAGGACTACATTAGACTGATGTCAGAAACAACAACGTGAGGACTACATTAGACTGATGTCAGAAACAACAACGTTAGGACTACATTACACTGATGTCAGAAACAACAACGTTAGGACTACATTACACTGTCAGAAACAACAACGTTAGGACTACATTACACTGTCAGAAACAACAACGTTAGGACTACATTAGACTGATGTCAGAAACAACAACGTTAGGACTACATTAGACTGATGTCAGAAACAACAACGTTAGGACTACATTACACTGATGTCAGAAACAACAACGTGAGGACTACATTAGACTTATGTCAGAAACAACAACGTTAGGACTACATTAGACTGATGTCAGAAACAACAACGTGAGGACTACATTAGACTTATGTCAGAAACAACAACGTTAGGACTACATTAGACTGATGTCAGAAACAACAACGTTAGGACTACATTACACTGATGTCAGAAACAAGAACGTGAGGACTACATTAGACTGATGTCAGAAACAACAACGTTAGGACTACATTACACTGATGTCAGAAACAACAACGTTAGGACTACATTACACTGTCAGAAACGACGTTAGGACTACATTACACTGTCAGAAACAACAACGTTCGGACTACATTAGACTGATGTCAGAAACAACAACGTTAGGACTACATTAGACTGATGTCAGAAACAACAACGTTAGGACTACATTACACTGTCAGAAACAACAACGTTAGGACTACATTACACTGTCAGAAACAACAACGTTAGGACTACATTAGACTGAAGGTTCTACGTCAATCCCTATTTCGTTGTCCTTCGACCCGGAAAGGAACAATTGTCCCCAGATGTACCTGTCATTAGACTGGTTTTAGATGTCTAGTCTGAATATATAGATGTCATTAGACTGGTTTTAGATGTTGATGTCTAGTCAGTCTGAATACGTAGATGTACCTTAGACTTGGCAGCCTTGTTGAGGATGTCGTAGTTGGATGGAGGAGGGGCGGGGTGCTTCCTGAGAAGAGCGCACTCTGAGAACTCATCATAAATCTTCTGAGCTACTGAGATGTTGGCCAGCAACATGAACTCCTCCACCATCGAGTTGGTCTCCCTGGGGAACAATAAAGTTATTTGAATTTGAACCCACCGATACAGCGTGAACATCAAGTCTCTGAGCAGAGATCTACTGCTGGATGTTATAACCCAGTGACAAGGTACAACTGGAAACAAGCAGGATGCTTTGACAGGCCACAAAAAGCTTGTCAATATTCATGTGAATTCAGCTGAACTTGTTGAAGTTTAAACCACGTTAGTCAGGGTCAAAACGACAGCACAGTTTCAAGCCCCTTGAATAGAACCTTATTTTAAATGCTATATTCTAAAAGCCTTATTTTAAATTCTATATTCTAAAAGCCTTATTTTAAATTCTATATTCTAAAAGCCTAACAACGTACTTGAGTTCCTTGGTCTGTAGGTCTATGGGGTCGTGAGTCTCACTGTCGATGTGGAAGCGAACCTCGGGCGAGGAGAGAGTCAACGCACTGAAACACACAACGGAAAAGCACCATGTcagattaccaacaatgacatgTATTTATACAGTCCACACAGAGTACAACATATAGATTAATGACACCAGCAACCAGATCAATAAACACAATCAATCCATCAACCAACTAATCACCTCCGGGAATACATCAATCTGCCACAGTTCTAATGATCCCTCTCTTTCAACACTTAGGgaatcaactactgacatcacaGACCCTTCCTCTATCCTGTCTCATCAGGGTCCTGGCTTGTCTGTTCAGGCCTCTTACCCTTCCTCTATCCTCGGTCTCTTCAGGCCTCTTACCCTTCCTCTATCCTCGGTCTCTTCAGGCCTCTTACCCTTCCTCTATCCTCGGTCTCTTCAGGCCTCTTACCCTTCCTCTATCCTCGGTCTCTTCAGGCCTCTTACCCTTCCTCTATCCTCGGTCTCTTCAGGGTCCTGGCTTGTCTCTTCAGGCCTCTTACCCTTCCTCTATCCTCAGTCTCTTCAGGCCTCTTACCCTTCCTCTATCCTCAGTCTCTTCAGGGTCCTGGCTAGTCTGTTCAGGCCTCTTACCCTTCCTCTATCCTCGGTCTCTTCAGGCCTCTTACCCTTCCTCTATCCTCGGTCTCTTCAGGATCCTGGCTAGTCTGTTCAGGCCTCGTAACCTCTTACTCTTTCTCTATCCTAGGTCTCTTCAGGATCCTGGCTAGTCTGTTCAGGCCTCGTaacctctttctctatcctctcttcagGGTCCTGGCTAGTCTGTTCAGGCCTCGTAACCTCTTTCTCTATCCTGTCTCTTCAGGATCCTGGCTAGTCTGTTCAGGCCTCGTaacctctttctctatcctctcttcagGGTCCTGGCTAGTCTGTTCAGGCCTCGTAACCTCTTTCTCTATCCTGTCTCTTCAGGATCCTGGCTAGTCTGTTCAGGCCTCATAACCTCTTTCTCTATCCTGTCTCTTCAGGGTCCTGGCTAGTCTGTTCAGGTCTCGTAACCTCTTACCCTTTCTCTATCCTCCGTTTCTTCAGGATCTTGGCTAGTCTGTTCAGGCCTCGTAACCTCTTACTCTTTCTCTATCCTCGGTCTCTTCAGGGTCCTGGCTAGTCTGTTCAGGCCTCGTAATCTCTTACTCTTTCTCTATCCTCGGTCTCTTCAGGGTCCTGGCTAGTCTGTTCAGGCCTCGTAACCTCTTACTCTTTCTCTATCCTCGGTCTCTTCAGGGTCCTGGCTAGTCTGTTCAGGCCTCGTAACCTCTTACTCTTTCTCTATCCTCGGTCTCTTCAGGGTCCTGGCTAGTCTGTTCAGGCCTCGTAACCTCTTACTCTTTCTCTATCCTCGGTCTCTTCAGGGTCCTGGCTAGTCTGTTCAGGTCTCGTAACCTCTTACTCTTTCTCTATCCTCGGTCTCTTCGGGGTCCTGTCTAGTCTGTTCAGGCCTCGTAACCTCTTACTCTTTCTCTATCCTCGGTCTCTTCAGGGTCCTGGCTAGTCTGTTCAGGTCTCGTAACCTCTTACTCTTTCTCTATCCTCGGTCTCTTCGGGGTCCTGTCTAGTCTGTTCAGGCCTCGTAACCTCTTACTCTTTCTCTATCCTCGGTCTCTTCGGGGTCCTGTTTTGTCTGTTCAGGCCTCGTAACCTCTTACTCTTTCTCTATCCTCAGTCTCTTCAGGGTCCTGTCTAGTCTGTTCAGGTCTCGTAACCTCACCCTTTCTCTATCCTCTGTTTCTTCAGGATCTTGGCTAGTCTGTTCAGGCCTCGTAAGCTCTTGGTGGTGTCATCATTCATGTTGGCGTCATCAATCCTCATCTGGGCCTCAGCGTACGTCAGCGAGGCCTGGTGGAAGAATTATCTTTCAATTCAATAAACTTTATTGATCCCTGAGGGGCATTTCTGACATTGTCTCAATCACAACTGTTACATTGTCAAATGTGTGAgtttcctctccctctaccttggaGTCGATGACACTTTTAGTGAATCTGGTCTTGACTATCTCAGCCTTGTCGTTGATCTCCCATATACAAGAGAAGgccagcctacagagaggagacaccatGAACACCACTAACGGtaaatgacaacaacaacaacaacaacaacatatatgATGTCTTCGGGAAGTATTGAAGTCACCTCTCCACACTGGATCGTAGAGAACACAGGTTGGAGCTCAGCAGTTCAGGAACCATGTCGATCCTCTGTGGGAGACAATCAGCTGTGTTAACGATACAACACATAAAtggatccctattccctatatctacctgtacatgaccatctgatcatttaacAGTCCACTCTGCTATATTggaattattcacctacctcctcatgcctttggcacacaatgtatatagactctctttttccTTCCACTGtttttattgacttgtttatcgtttactccatgtgtaactctgtgttgttgtctgttcacactgctatgctttatcttggtcaggtcgcagttgtaaatgagaacttgttctaaactagcctacctggttaaataaaggtgaaataaaaatatattttgcactacttttgacctgggctctggtaaaaaaaaaaaaaagtagtgcacttatagtgaatagggtgccatttaagacGAACTAAAAGAGCTAGTTAGGGTTCATCAAGGTCACTATGTGATGAGCCAGATGGTCTGTACCCTTCCAGTCAGGTAGACTGTAGTTCCTCTGTTAGCAGCCTCCAGGTCCATAGCGTTGCCTGGCCGGATGAAGTGGCTCACATCAGCAATGTGGACACCAACCTTCAACACacaaagaaaacacacacacacgatgactTCACAACTTTCAATTCTGTTACACCATATTACCAATTAAAATAGATTCTGTTACCTCATCCAAACATTCACCCGTCCCAATAAAATGCTGTGGTAAACTGTGTTAGTTGCTCAGTGTCCTACCTCTTGGTTTCCATTGGGCAGGTCTCTACAGTGCAGAGCATCATCTATGTCTGTACAGCCAGGAGGATCCACACTGCAGACGGTCAGGTTCCTCAGGTCCTCTCTCACAGCCATGTCCTGATAGGAGATCAAATAAGGTTTAGTGATGCATTATTACCTGTTATAAGCATGTTATGAGCCTTTATAAAGTATTATAACGACATCATAATGCAATTATACCAACAGGCTTTAAGTAGTGTTACCAAATTGTTGATTGGTATAACTACAACAACGTAGCCACCAACTGACAACCATTGATATATATGTCTTGACACAAAATGGCCGCCATAACAGAACCCCCCTGTGCGGTGCAGTTACCTCCTCTGTGATGTTCCAGGGCATCTTGGGGAGGAAACTGAGGACGGCCTGTGAGAAGTCCTGGTGAGGGACATCATGCTCCAGCAGTAGCacctccgtctccgtctccttGTCCCCTGCACTTCCCAGGCTACGAACAAAATGGccctgagaggaggagagaggggtgggtgaggagagagggagagaaggagagaaggagagagggagaggaggagagagggtgggtgaggagagagggagagaaggaggagagagggagagaaggagagaggggtgggtgaggagagagggagaggaggagagagagggagaggagtgggtgaGGAGAGAATGGTCTCTAGTCTCTGCTAGTTCCTCAAAGACCGAAAGAGGAGAGATAAGCCGTTATGATTGAGGTGCGTTCCAGGTCCTCTTCATTGCAGTCGAGCTGCACATCTCATGTACATCACACACTTCTCCAGGCATTGATATCCCATAATGATACGTGATCATCTGAGCAGCCCAACTGTAATAAAGAGGACCTGAGAGACACATACATTCGGGTATCTGGAGTGCTTGGGCCAGCCGTCGACGGCCACCATGATCCTCTGTCCTGCCAACGTGGCCGCCTGGCGCGTCTCTATACGGATCCTGGGGATGCGGCGGTCGGCTGGGGTGAAGAGGTGACGGGTCGCCTGGGAAGGGGAGGACGGGGTATAACAGACCAGGAACAATGAGATATCTTCGTCAGCACAAAACAAGTACGACAGACGACAAAAATAATCACAAGAGAAACCAAAGCAGGGTGGTATATGCATCCATATGGATAAATACTCATGTAGGATTTCTGAAgggtttgatttgattgatgtgtTGATTGACAGAGCAGAGCGAGGTGATGCTCGTTACCTCTTTGATTTGGGACAGGAAGAGCATGCCACAGAAGGGTCTCCAGTTCCTCTTGATGATGCCCACCACCCTGCCTGTGGGCTTCCGTGACGCCGCCCCAGACGGACCACTCTTcaactctgcctcctcctcctctgtgacaTCATCCTCCTTGGGCCCCTCATCCTGCAGCACCACAGAGGACGGAGCCACCCATTGGTTCAGAGGCAGGATCTCCACAGCAACCAGGTCCTGATGGACAGCCCTGTTCAGGTTCTGCAGGCCTTGGATCAGAACCTGAGGGGCGGGACAGGAAGAGGAAGTGTTACCACGGTAACCAACGCTGCTTCGTTTACATTTCccatccactcactcactcactcactcatcccCATCTCGCCAGCTGGCACTTAGAACAGCACCAAAGATTCTCCACTCCCATCCAATGGTAAAGGAAGAATTATACTGTTGATAACTCACTTTTCCAAACCAGGTACATGAACAGAGGAGTTAACTAACCAGGTACATGAACAGAGGAGTTAACTAACCAGGTACATGAACAGAGGAGTTAACTAACCAGGTACATGAACAGAGGAGTTAACTAACCAGGTACACGAACAGAGGAGTTAACTAACCAGGTACATGAACAGAGGAGTTAACTAACCAGGTACATGAACAGAGGAGTTAACTAACCAGGTACATGAACAGAGGAGTTAACTAACCAGGTACATGAACAGAGGAGTTAACTAACCAGGTACATGAACAGAGGAGTTAACTAACGATGAGGAAATATTCAGCAACTGTTGGAGGACTTAAAGAATGTTCCATACTTCTATGTCAGGTTACACGGCCAGAATCCACTAATGAACATGAAGCTATGCTTCAGCAGCACTCACCTCTGTACTGTCATCTCCTTCTCCGTGGACAAACACAGTAGCCTCCAGGTAGTTGTCTCTGCTAGCCCGGAACGTTCCCTGTTGGAAGGTCCCACTCTTAATCCCAGACTGGATCCTAGACAGGGGCAGGTGCTCCGGGAACAACACCTTACTGCTGGTGATCTCattctgggggagggagagagaaattaaACGGATAAATTACAGGAATAACCATGAATATGCAGATCTAACTTTCTCTATGAATATGCAGATCTAACGTTCTCTATGAATATGCAGATCTAACTTTCTCTATGAATATGCAGATCTAACTTTCTCTATGAATATGCAGATCTAACTTTCTCTATGAATATGCAGATCTAACGTTCTCTATGAATATGCAGATCTAACGTTCTCTATGAATATGCAGATCTAACGTTCTCTATGAATATGCAGATCTAAAGTTCTCTATGAATATGCAGATCTAACGTTCTCTATGAATATGCAG is drawn from Oncorhynchus keta strain PuntledgeMale-10-30-2019 chromosome 37, Oket_V2, whole genome shotgun sequence and contains these coding sequences:
- the dis3 gene encoding exosome complex exonuclease RRP44, producing the protein MLKSKTFVKKTRSGGIMKIVREHYLRDDIWCGSEVCTECKQEETVLQKDACIESNLCSFPHYLLPDTNIVLSQIDILEDPLIKNVIILQTVLQEVRHRSAPIYKRLKDILHDKEKHFYTFTNEHHRETYIEREQGESANDRNDRAIRISTKWYSDHLNNTPTDKRLKVVLLTNDRGNKEKAEESGLLTYRCEEYVKSLIANPELVDRLALTNDDKNEITSSKVLFPEHLPLSRIQSGIKSGTFQQGTFRASRDNYLEATVFVHGEGDDSTEVLIQGLQNLNRAVHQDLVAVEILPLNQWVAPSSVVLQDEGPKEDDVTEEEEAELKSGPSGAASRKPTGRVVGIIKRNWRPFCGMLFLSQIKEATRHLFTPADRRIPRIRIETRQAATLAGQRIMVAVDGWPKHSRYPNGHFVRSLGSAGDKETETEVLLLEHDVPHQDFSQAVLSFLPKMPWNITEEDMAVREDLRNLTVCSVDPPGCTDIDDALHCRDLPNGNQEVGVHIADVSHFIRPGNAMDLEAANRGTTVYLTGRRIDMVPELLSSNLCSLRSSVERLAFSCIWEINDKAEIVKTRFTKSVIDSKASLTYAEAQMRIDDANMNDDTTKSLRGLNRLAKILKKQRIEKGALTLSSPEVRFHIDSETHDPIDLQTKELKETNSMVEEFMLLANISVAQKIYDEFSECALLRKHPAPPPSNYDILNKAAKSKGMVIHTDSAKALADSLDAAQVDGFPYFNTLLRILATRCMMQAVYFCSGMDSDFHHYGLASPIYTHFTSPIRRYSDIIVHRLLAVAIGADSTYPDLMDKHKQSALCNNLNYRHKMAQYAQRASVAYHTQLFFKSRGILNEEGFILFVRKNAIIVLIPKFGLEGTVFFENKDKPSPKLIFNEEAPSLTVEGHSFNMFDKVKVTISLDASNVQHQKIRMSLVEPVISGVSVAPSEPEPEVKRARLDR